Genomic segment of Sulfitobacter faviae:
GGCTCAATGGGCCGCGTCAGCCGCTTGTTCAACCGCGCCACCGCCCGTTCGAGCCGCCGGCGAAAGAACCAACGCACCGAAGGCAGCAGAAAATGGCTCAGCGCCGTGACGGCTGCGAAAACCACGATGAGGATGAACAGCCAAAGGGGCAATTGCACAGTCTGCGTCATGGCTTAACCCTTACAGCGCAGGGGCGAGAGGACAATATTTATCTGTTTCCCGCCCGCCCAAGCGGCCCGAGTGATGCCGCAACGCAGCGAATTGACAGAGGCATATTATTTCCCGTATCAACATCATGACGCAACTTTATTGCCACCCAGATTCATGAGGCCACGATGACCCAACCGCAGAAAGACCGCCCCTGGCTCATTCGCACCTATGCGGGCCACTCCACCGCCGCCGCGTCCAACGCGCTTTACCGCTCGAACCTCGAGCGCGGGCAGACCGGGCTTTCCGTGGCCTTCGACCTGCCGACCCAAACCGGCTATGACAGCGACCATGTGCTCAGCCGTGGCGAGGTGGGCAAAGTAGGCGTGCCGGTGAACCACCTCGGCGATATGCGCGCGCTGTTTGACGGCATCCCGCTGGAACAGATGAACACCTCGATGACGACCAACGCCACCGCCCCTTGGCTGCTGGCGCTCTATATCGCGGTGGCCGAGGAACAGGGCGCGGATGTCTCAAAGCTGCAAGGCACGGTGCAAAACGACCTGATCAAGGAATACCTCAGCCGCGGCACCTACATCTGCCCGCCCGCGCCATCGCTCAAGATGATCGCGGATGTGGCCGAATTCTGCTATACGAATGTCCCGAAATGGAACCCGATGAACGTCTGTTCCTACCACCTGCAAGAGGCAGGCGCGACGCCGGAACAGGAATTGGCATTCGCTCTGGCCACCGCCACTGCTGTGCTCGACGCGCTGAAACCCCGCGTCCCGGCAGAGGATTTCCCGAAATTGGTGGGCCGCATTTCCTTCTTCGTGAACGCAGGCATCCGTTTCGTCACCGAGATGTGCAAAATGCGCGCCTTTGTAGACCTTTGGGACGAGATTTGCCGCGCGCGCTATGGGGTTGAAGACCCAAAATTCCGTCGTTTCCGCTATGGGGTGCAGGTCAATTCGCTGGGGCTGACCGAACAACAGCCCGAGAATAACGTCTACCGTATTCTCATCGAAATGCTGGCCGTGACCCTGTCGAAAAAAGCCCGCGCCCGCGCCGTGCAATTGCCCGCATGGAACGAAGCTCTCGGCCTGCCCCGCCCCTGGGATCAACAATGGTCGATGCGGATGCAGCAGATCATGGCCCATGAAACGGATCTTTTGGAATTCGACGATCTATTCGACGGCAACCCGGCGGTCGATGCCAAGGTCGAATTGCTGAAAGAAGGCGCGCGGGCCGAATTGGCGAATCTCGACGGGATGGGCGGCGCGATTTCCGCGATCGATTACATGAAAGGACGTTTGGTCGAAAGCAATGCCGACCGGCTGCGGCGTATCGAAAGCGGCGAAACCGTCGTGGTGGGCGTCAATAAATGGCAGCAAGGCGCGCCCTCGCCCCTGATGACCGGCGCGGGCGATATCATGCAATCCGACCCCGGCGCCGAGGCCGACCAGCTCGCACGGCTCGACGCATGGCGCAGCGCGCGCGACGCGGGTGCCGTGAAACAGGCGCTGGCCGATCTGCGCGCCGCGGCGCAGGGGAGCGAGAACATCATGCCCGCCTCCATCGCCGCCGCGAAAGCCGGGGTGACGACCGGCGAATGGGCCGCGCAGATGCGCGCCGTTCACGGGGAATATCGTGGCCCCACAGGGGTTTCCGCAGGCCAGTCTAACAAGACCGAAGGTTTGGACGACCTGCGCGATGCGGTAGACGCGGTCAGCGACAGATTGGGCCGCAGGCTGAAATTCCTCGTCGGCAAACCAGGGCTCGACGGCCACTCAAACGGGGCGGAACAGATCGCCGTCCGCGCCCGCGATTGCGGCATGGACATCAGCTATGAAGGCATCCGTCTGACCCCTGCGGAGATCGTCGAAGCAGCACAAACGGAAGCCGCCCATGTGGTCGGCCTGTCGATCCTCTCGGGTTCTCACGTGCCCTTGGTCGAAGACCTAATGAAACGCATGGCCGAGGCCGGGTTGACCCATATTCCCGTCATCGTCGGCGGCATCATTCCCGAGGCCGACGCCACCCGTTTGCGCGCCGCCGGGGTGGCGCAGGTCTATACGCCGAAGGACTTCGAATTGAACGTCATCATGCAGGATATTATTACGCTTGCCGATCCCAAAGCGGTGGCGGCGGAATAGGCTGACACAAAATACATCGTGCAATTAACCTATTGGCGCTATAATTCCCTCTACCAGCACAATCTGGAAAGGAAATATCAGATATGGAAAAAGACCTGAAATCCATGGGCCGTAAGGAACTGGAGAAACTTCTGTCGGATGTCAAAAAGGCCTTGCAGGCCGCACAGGCGCGCGAACGCCGCGCCGCCCGCAAGGCGGCGCAAAAGGCAGCGGCGGAATATGGCTTTTCCCTGAATGAGTTAGCTGATGAGGCCCCCGCGCCCAAGAAGGCCAAGAAGCCGCGCAAAGCCTCCGCCGGTCCGAAATCGAAACCCCAGTTCGCCAATCCGGAAAACCCGTCCCAGACTTGGACTGGAAAAGGCCGCC
This window contains:
- a CDS encoding protein meaA, which produces MTQPQKDRPWLIRTYAGHSTAAASNALYRSNLERGQTGLSVAFDLPTQTGYDSDHVLSRGEVGKVGVPVNHLGDMRALFDGIPLEQMNTSMTTNATAPWLLALYIAVAEEQGADVSKLQGTVQNDLIKEYLSRGTYICPPAPSLKMIADVAEFCYTNVPKWNPMNVCSYHLQEAGATPEQELAFALATATAVLDALKPRVPAEDFPKLVGRISFFVNAGIRFVTEMCKMRAFVDLWDEICRARYGVEDPKFRRFRYGVQVNSLGLTEQQPENNVYRILIEMLAVTLSKKARARAVQLPAWNEALGLPRPWDQQWSMRMQQIMAHETDLLEFDDLFDGNPAVDAKVELLKEGARAELANLDGMGGAISAIDYMKGRLVESNADRLRRIESGETVVVGVNKWQQGAPSPLMTGAGDIMQSDPGAEADQLARLDAWRSARDAGAVKQALADLRAAAQGSENIMPASIAAAKAGVTTGEWAAQMRAVHGEYRGPTGVSAGQSNKTEGLDDLRDAVDAVSDRLGRRLKFLVGKPGLDGHSNGAEQIAVRARDCGMDISYEGIRLTPAEIVEAAQTEAAHVVGLSILSGSHVPLVEDLMKRMAEAGLTHIPVIVGGIIPEADATRLRAAGVAQVYTPKDFELNVIMQDIITLADPKAVAAE
- a CDS encoding H-NS family nucleoid-associated regulatory protein; the protein is MEKDLKSMGRKELEKLLSDVKKALQAAQARERRAARKAAQKAAAEYGFSLNELADEAPAPKKAKKPRKASAGPKSKPQFANPENPSQTWTGKGRQPNWFRAQVENGADPETMRV